The Deinococcus hopiensis KR-140 sequence TGTGGCTGTGGCGTCACCGTGCCCACCTCCACAAAGCCAAAGCCCAGCGCAGTGAAGGCGGGCACCGCCTGCGCGTTCTTATCCAACCCCGCCGCCAGCCCCACGGGCGAGGCGAAGGCCTGGCCCCACAGGGTCTGGCCCAGACGTGCGTCGGCAGGCGCGGTGAGGGCACGAACAGCGGCGGGCCAGGCTGGAACGCGCGACGCCATACCCAACCCCTGCAGGGTCAGGTGGTGGGCGTCTTCGGCGTCCAGTCGAAACAGGGCAGGTTTGATGCGGCGGTACACGAGGTGCAGGATAGACGCACGGAGCAGAGGACCCAAGGCAGAGGGTCAGAAGAGGTCCTTTGTCAACCCTCTGCCACCGGCCTTCTGACCTCGGCCCCCAGCACCAGCGGTTCCAACTGCACCAGCCGCGCGTGGTCCTGCTGCTCGCTCTCCAGGATCAGGTCCGCCAGGGTGGTGCCTCCCAGCACGTCACGCAGGGCGGTATCCACCCGCTGCCACAGGTTCTGGGTGCCGCATACCGACTGGCTGCCGCACACATGGTCTTCTTCCACGCAAGACACCGGCGCGATGCTGCCTTCCATCGCCGTCACCACGTCGTAGGCGTTGATGGCCGACGCGGCGCGGGCGAGGCGGTAGCCTCCGCGTGCGCCGCGCACGCTCTTGATAAAGCCGGCCCGCCGCAGGTTGCTGGCGATTTGCTCCAGGTAATGCTGACTGATGCCCTGCCGCTCGGACACGTCCTTGAGGGGCACGGCGTCTCCCCCCCGCCGCCCGATCTCAATCAGGGCGCGGAGGCCGTACTGCGCTTTGGTTGAAACCCACATGCGGGCAGTTTATCCCGGAATTCAGGGTAGAAAGGGGGGATTTGGGGACAATAGGGGCCCTTTTACCCACAGCCCGCCACCGCGGCGAACCCGGCCTCCTCCCCTTTTCCGGTCTCCCGCTCCCCTACAATCCGGCGCGTGAAGGTCCCGCTGCGCTCCCCCCTGCCCGCACCATGCGCCGCGCTCTCCCCCGCCGACGTGCTCTTGCGGTTGCGGGCGGCGGGGGCACCGGGGGTGGCGCTGCTGGAATCGCTGGGACCGGCCTTGCCCTACGGCCGCTTCAGCTTTCTGAGCGCGTGGCCGGTGCAGGTGCAGGCGGATCTGCCCGAGAGGCCTGTGGTCGAGGCCCTCTTTCCCGCCTGGTTGGGCGGCCTGAAATATGAGGCCGCCAGAGCGTTTGGCCTGGAGGCACACGGAGCGAGCGGTCCGGCGATGTGGTGGGGCCTCTACCCCAGCGGCCTGGTCTGGGACCGTGAGGCGGGGACGCTGGAGGTGGTGGGTGAGGCCGGGCACGCGAACTGGCTGGAGGTGCTGTCGCGTGATCCGGCCCCCATCCCCACCCTCACCGTGGGCGAATTCGGTGCGGACGATGTGGACTACCCGGCGGGCGTGCGGGCCGTGCAGGAGCTTATCCGGGCGGGCGAGGTGTACCAGGTCAACCTCTCCCGAGGGGTGCGGGCGCAGGCGGTGGGCGATCCCTTGGCCGCGTACCTCCGCCTGCGGGAGGTCAACCCCAGCCCCTTCATGGCCTTTTTGGATACAGGCGCGGAGGTGGTGGTGTCGTGCAGCCCCGAGCGGCTGGTGTTGTGGGAAGGGGACGTGATTTCAGCACGCCCCATCGCCGGTACCCGGCGGCGCGGCGAGACGCCGGAGGAAGACGCCGCCCTGGAAGCCGAGCTGCGCTCCAGCCCAAAGGAAGCCAGCGAGCACACCATGCTGGTGGACCTCGTGCGGCATGACCTGGGGCGGGTGGCCGCGGCAGGCACGGTGCGGGTCCCCGACTTCGGTCTGGTGGAGCGCTACAGCCACGTAATGCACCTCGTCTCGGAGGTGACGGCGGAGGCCAAGACGGGCCTGACCGTTCGCGAACTGCTCACCGCCACCTTTCCCGGCGGTACGATCACGGGGGCCCCCAAAGCGCGGGTCATGACGGCCATTCAGGAGCTGGAGCCCGGCCCACGCGGCTGGTACACGGGTGGGGTGGGGATCGTGAGCGGGGCGCGCGTGGACGTGAACATTTTGATTCGAACGGCGGGATTCAGCCGCGAGCAAGGCGGTCTTCCTCCTGGCGACGGGTGCCCGCTGACTGGCGCCCCCCTTTGGACCGCCTCCGTCCGCGCGGGTGGTGGCACCGTCATTGACGCCGATCCTACGCGAGAGGCGCAGGAGACGGTGCACAAGGCCCAGGCGCTGCTCGCCGTGCTGTCGGGGAAACCAGGGAGGCCAGCGCAGCCGCCCGCACCCCCGGTACCGGGACGGCCCTGGGCCCCACCGCCCGCCCGCTCGCATACGGGGCTGAAGGTGCTGCTGCTGGACAACCGCGACTCGTTCACCATGAACCTGGCCCACGACCTGCTGAGCCTGGGGGCGACGGTGGACGTACGCGCACAGGACGAAGATGCGGAGGTGCTGCTGGCCTCCGCCCCCGACGCGGTGCTGATCGGGCCGGGGCCCGGCACGCCGGGGAGCAGCGGCGCAACGCTGCCCCTGACCCGGCTGTGCCTGGAACGCGGCGTGCCGCTGCTCGGGGTGTGCCTGGGGCATCAGGCGCTGGGCGAGGTGCTGGGCGGACGGGTCGAACGCGCAGAGCCGGTGCACGGACGCCCCGAAGGCGTAGTGCACGGCGGAGACGGGCTGTTTGCGGATATTGAGCGCGGCGCTCCCTTCGGCCGCTATCACTCGTTGGTGGTACGCGGCTTGCCGGAAAGGTACGTCACGGCCCGCAGCGCCGGCGGCGAAGTGATGGCCCTGGAGGTACCGGGACGCGCCGCCTGGGGCGTGCAGTTTCATCCCGAAAGCGTGCTGAGCCCAGCGGGCCGGGTGCTACTGGGCAACTGGCTGAGGCTCAGCCGGGAGCGGTCAGCGATCATTGATCAGGACTGGGCGTGAAGCCGCTCCCCCCGGCGCTGGAGCATTCGGCGGGGCTGCACGGGGCCACCGCCTTTACCACCCTCCGGACACACTGGGGGGAGCCGCTGCACGCAAAAGCGCACCTGGCCCGGCTCTCGGACACCTGCACCTTTCTGGACCTGCCCGCTCCAGAAGGCGACTGGCCCCGGCTTGAGACCTGGCGCTGGGGCCTCCTGCGGCTGACGGTGGCGGCGGAAGGCACCTTCTGGTCCCACCGGCCCCTTCAACCCGGGCGGCGTCCGGAGGAGGGCGTGCGCGTCCACCTCACTTCAGGACAGGTTCATCCTCAACTCGCTGGGCACAAAACCGGCAATTACCTTCCCTACCTGCTGGCCGGACGGGAAGCGGCGCGGGCGCGGGCGTTCGAGGGCTGGCTGACCGACAGCGCGGGACGACTCGTGGACGGCGGGCGGACTTCGCCGCTGCTGGAGGTGGGGGGACGGTTGATCGTGCCGCAGGGCGGGTTGCCGGGGATCACCCGCGCTGCCTTTCTGGCAGGCAGACCGTTTGAGCAGCGCTCCGTCGCCGTGGAAGAACTGCTTCACCTCACCCGGGCCTGGATTTGCGGCAGCGGGGTGGGCGTGGTGCCGGTGCGGGAAATCTCGGGGCCAGGGGGGAAACTCACCCTCACCGCGCGGTGGCCTGATCCGGTGGACCCAGCGCTCGGGTGGCCGGAAGAACCCAGGTCAGCGGGCGGCGAGGTTTCCCCCACCGCCCGCTGACTTGAATCCTCGCCTCAGTGGCCGTCGTTGCCGCGGCGCTCGCTCTGGAGACGGCCGCCGCCGAGGGCGTCCTCCAGCCGCAGGGCTCCGTGCCGGCGCATCAACGTCAGGGCCTCGTCAGCGCGGGTGCCGTCGGGGTCACGGGCGATCACCAGCACGTTGCCCGAGCGGATGCCCCCGGCAAAGCGATCGGCCTGCGCGGCGGGCACGCCCATGCGGCGCAGCAGCTTCACGTAGTCGCCGTGGTCCCCGCCCGTCAAGGCCCCAAACAGGCCACCGAGACCCGCTCCACCAATCAATCCGAACAGGCAGGCGAGCAGGCCGCCTTCCTGATAGATGCGGGTGGCGGGAAAGGCCAGAAACAGCAGCCAGATGGGGACGGTCAGGCTCAGGCCCGACAGCGCACCCACGATGATGCCGCGAATAACGTTGGTCACGCCCCCAGGCGCGCCGAGTTCAGGGCTGACGCCGGTGGCCTGCGCCAGATCATCCTCAGCCACCACGTCGGCCAGGGCAAAACCCAGATGGTCACGGTCAAAGCCGCGTGCCTGCAGGTCCGCCAGGACCCCCTGGGCCTGCTGCGGTTCACGAAAGAGGGCAACGACACTTTCCATTTCCCCGGTTGTATCACGCTTCCGAAGGCCAGCGCGAGGGACAAATCGGGGAGAAACGCCTCATCTTTCGCCCACCCGGGCGGGCGAGCCTAACGGCCCGGCCGCCATCCTGTTCGCTCCCTGGCCGCTCAACGCTTGGACCGCCGGACCGTAGCCCCCCCGCAGGGGGCGGTACTTTCGGCCCGCCCTCCGTTTTCTATACTGCGCGCATGACGGGTGTGGCGGGGCTGATCCTTCCCGGCGTGGCCTTCGAGGCACGTCTGCGCGAGGTGCTGCGCTCCCGGGTGGAATTCATCGAGCTGATCGGCGAGGACCTCGTGGCGGCGGGGGGCAAGCGGGCGCGGCCCGCCGTGACCTTTTTGGCAGCGCAGGCGCTGGGCGCGCAGCCCGGACACCCCGCGTGGGCGTCCGTCACGGACCTTGGGGTGTGCGTGGAACTGCTGCACTCGGCCTCGCTGCTGCACGACGACCTGATCGACGACGCCGACACCCGCCGGGGTCAGCAGGCGGCCTTTCGCCGCTTCGGCAACGTGGTCAGCGTGATGAGCGGCGACTTCATGCTTTCGCGGCTGCTGATGCTGCTCGCGGGCATGCCGCAGGGCGCAGCGCTGACCCGGGCCTTTGGGGAAGCCGCCTCGCTGATCTGCGAGGGCGAGGTGCTGCAGTTTCAGGTGGCGGCCTACGCGGAATATAACCTCCAGACCTACCTGGACGTGATTCACGGCAAGACGGCGGCGCTGGTG is a genomic window containing:
- a CDS encoding RrF2 family transcriptional regulator; the protein is MWVSTKAQYGLRALIEIGRRGGDAVPLKDVSERQGISQHYLEQIASNLRRAGFIKSVRGARGGYRLARAASAINAYDVVTAMEGSIAPVSCVEEDHVCGSQSVCGTQNLWQRVDTALRDVLGGTTLADLILESEQQDHARLVQLEPLVLGAEVRRPVAEG
- a CDS encoding chorismate-binding protein is translated as MKVPLRSPLPAPCAALSPADVLLRLRAAGAPGVALLESLGPALPYGRFSFLSAWPVQVQADLPERPVVEALFPAWLGGLKYEAARAFGLEAHGASGPAMWWGLYPSGLVWDREAGTLEVVGEAGHANWLEVLSRDPAPIPTLTVGEFGADDVDYPAGVRAVQELIRAGEVYQVNLSRGVRAQAVGDPLAAYLRLREVNPSPFMAFLDTGAEVVVSCSPERLVLWEGDVISARPIAGTRRRGETPEEDAALEAELRSSPKEASEHTMLVDLVRHDLGRVAAAGTVRVPDFGLVERYSHVMHLVSEVTAEAKTGLTVRELLTATFPGGTITGAPKARVMTAIQELEPGPRGWYTGGVGIVSGARVDVNILIRTAGFSREQGGLPPGDGCPLTGAPLWTASVRAGGGTVIDADPTREAQETVHKAQALLAVLSGKPGRPAQPPAPPVPGRPWAPPPARSHTGLKVLLLDNRDSFTMNLAHDLLSLGATVDVRAQDEDAEVLLASAPDAVLIGPGPGTPGSSGATLPLTRLCLERGVPLLGVCLGHQALGEVLGGRVERAEPVHGRPEGVVHGGDGLFADIERGAPFGRYHSLVVRGLPERYVTARSAGGEVMALEVPGRAAWGVQFHPESVLSPAGRVLLGNWLRLSRERSAIIDQDWA
- a CDS encoding aminotransferase class IV yields the protein MKPLPPALEHSAGLHGATAFTTLRTHWGEPLHAKAHLARLSDTCTFLDLPAPEGDWPRLETWRWGLLRLTVAAEGTFWSHRPLQPGRRPEEGVRVHLTSGQVHPQLAGHKTGNYLPYLLAGREAARARAFEGWLTDSAGRLVDGGRTSPLLEVGGRLIVPQGGLPGITRAAFLAGRPFEQRSVAVEELLHLTRAWICGSGVGVVPVREISGPGGKLTLTARWPDPVDPALGWPEEPRSAGGEVSPTAR
- a CDS encoding polyprenyl synthetase family protein, whose protein sequence is MTGVAGLILPGVAFEARLREVLRSRVEFIELIGEDLVAAGGKRARPAVTFLAAQALGAQPGHPAWASVTDLGVCVELLHSASLLHDDLIDDADTRRGQQAAFRRFGNVVSVMSGDFMLSRLLMLLAGMPQGAALTRAFGEAASLICEGEVLQFQVAAYAEYNLQTYLDVIHGKTAALVELAAGAPALLLGAPEAQRTALESFGREYGLAFQMQDDLLDLTADEETLGKPVGGDLREGKATLPVLYLLDGPHGPEVREVLERRAAGPSDVTRIRQLALSEGAAARTREEIRRRARLAADALNALPDSEARQALARLAQREIERTR